A stretch of Melospiza georgiana isolate bMelGeo1 unplaced genomic scaffold, bMelGeo1.pri scaffold_29, whole genome shotgun sequence DNA encodes these proteins:
- the LOC131096504 gene encoding olfactory receptor 14C36-like, giving the protein MSNSSSLSHFLLLELADTWQLQLLHFCLLLGISLAALLGNGLIISAVACGHHLHTPMFFFLLNLALSDLGSICTTVPKAMHNSLWDTRNISYTGCAAQLFFFAFFISAEFSLLTIMCYDRYVSICKPLHYGTLLGSRACAHMAAAAWVSAFLHALMHTANTFSLPLCQGNALGQFFCEIPAILKLSCSHSDLRELGLLMFSICLALGCFVFIVFSYVQIFRAVLRIPSEQGRHKAFSTCLPHLAVVSLFLSTATFSDLKPPSLSSPSLNLALSLLYSVVTPALNPLIYSLRNQELKAAVRRLMTGWFHKH; this is encoded by the coding sequence atgtccaacagcagctccctcagccacttcctcctgctggaatTGGCAGAcacatggcagctgcagctcctgcacttctgcctcttgctgggcatctccctggctgccctcctgggcaacggcctcatcatcagcgccgtagcctgcggccaccacctgcacacgcccatgttcttcttcctgctcaacctggccctcagtgacctgggctccatctgcaccactgtccccaaagccatgcacaattccctctgggacaccaggaacatctcctacacaggatgtgctgcacaattatttttttttgcctttttcatctctgcagaattttccctcctgaccatcatgtgctatgaccgctacgtgtccatctgcaaacccctgcactacgggaccctcctgggcagcagagcttgtgcccacatggcagcagctgcctgggtcAGCGCCTTTCTCCATGCTCtcatgcacacagccaatacattttccctgcccctgtgccagggcaatgccctgggccagttcttctgtgaaatccctgctatcctcaagctctcctgctcacactcaGACCTCAGAGAACTGGGACTTCTTATGTTTTCCATCTGTTTAGCacttggttgttttgtgttcattgtcttctcctatgtgcagatcttcagggctgtgctgaggatcccctcagagcagggacggcacaaagccttttccacctgcctccctcacctggccgtggtctctttgttcctcagcactgccacATTTTCTGACTTGAAGCCCCCCTCTTTGTCTTCTCCATCCCTGAATCTGGCCCTTTCACTTCTGTACTCAGTGGTtactccagccctgaaccccctcatctacagcctgaggaaccaggagctcaaggctgcagtgaggagacTGATGACTGGGTGGTTTCACAAACATTAA